In Pseudomonadota bacterium, one DNA window encodes the following:
- a CDS encoding O-antigen ligase family protein — protein sequence MSIGAASILPLAVPAPLALAPLLLALTAVAVIGAGLDHRAALEALLPLRGTAMLFGLVLVWSLIGISWSIAPERSLIMALRLAGTTLCGFVLLGAALALDERQRRSLERWLCIGTLLGTVLLGVEIASGLSLLKAVRGLLGDRAPIDVLLNRAATVLVLLQWPVAAILLRRRRRGPWLAGLWTAAALVLLAHLASASALLAALAGLATGALAYFWPRFVGWAAAAGGAVAILASPLAGIPLGVIERLAPHLKPSGVHRLVIWNFVGDQIAKHPFAGWGLDTARVIPGGEATIAVMTREGMMQAQLLPLHPHNAALQWWLELGLPGAVLGAGLVLLIVRAILNAGWGRAETAAGLALFASGLLISMLSYGIWQFWWLAALWFAAAFAASVLAARAR from the coding sequence TTGAGCATCGGCGCCGCTTCCATCCTGCCGCTCGCCGTGCCGGCGCCGCTCGCGTTGGCTCCGTTGCTGCTGGCGCTGACGGCGGTCGCTGTCATCGGCGCCGGCCTCGACCATCGCGCCGCGCTCGAAGCGCTCCTGCCTTTGCGCGGGACGGCAATGCTGTTCGGGCTCGTGCTGGTCTGGAGCCTTATTGGTATCTCCTGGTCGATCGCTCCGGAGCGCAGCCTCATCATGGCGCTCCGGCTCGCCGGTACCACGCTGTGCGGTTTCGTGCTGCTGGGTGCGGCGCTCGCCCTCGATGAGCGGCAGCGGCGGAGCCTGGAGCGTTGGCTTTGCATCGGCACGCTTCTAGGCACCGTGCTGCTCGGCGTCGAGATCGCGAGCGGCTTGTCGCTGCTCAAAGCGGTTCGCGGCCTGTTGGGCGACCGGGCACCCATCGACGTCCTCCTCAATCGAGCCGCAACCGTGCTCGTGCTGCTGCAATGGCCGGTGGCGGCGATCCTTTTGCGGCGGCGGCGGCGTGGCCCATGGCTGGCCGGGCTCTGGACCGCGGCGGCGCTCGTTCTCCTCGCCCACCTTGCCAGCGCCTCGGCGCTGCTGGCCGCGCTGGCCGGGCTTGCCACCGGCGCGCTCGCCTATTTCTGGCCGCGCTTCGTCGGCTGGGCTGCCGCAGCGGGCGGAGCGGTCGCGATCCTCGCTTCGCCCCTCGCGGGCATACCGCTTGGCGTCATCGAGCGCTTGGCACCCCATCTCAAACCCTCGGGCGTGCATCGGCTGGTGATCTGGAATTTCGTCGGCGACCAGATCGCCAAGCATCCCTTCGCCGGCTGGGGCCTCGACACCGCCCGGGTGATCCCCGGGGGCGAGGCCACGATTGCGGTCATGACCCGCGAGGGCATGATGCAGGCGCAGCTCTTGCCGCTCCACCCGCACAACGCCGCCCTGCAATGGTGGCTCGAGCTGGGCCTGCCCGGAGCGGTTCTCGGCGCCGGGCTCGTCCTGCTCATCGTCCGCGCCATCCTGAATGCGGGATGGGGGCGAGCTGAAACGGCGGCGGGATTGGCCTTGTTCGCCTCGGGCCTGCTCATCTCCATGCTGAGCTATGGCATCTGGCAATTCTGGTGGCTGGCGGCGTTGTGGTTCGCCGCCGCCTTCGCCGCATCAGTCCTGGCGGCGCGCGCGCGCTAA
- a CDS encoding SDR family oxidoreductase, protein MNERADPSKAADRWRLEGRVALVTGGASGIGLACVQALAEAGAIVALSDRDGAAAERAAASLAAAGKRVEAHAMDVADEAAVDAVVAEIGRRHGRLDVLVNNAGTGARQPTESMPLEAWNRVLAINLTGSFLCSRAAGRLMLAAGRGSIVTVASIMGLVGGGLYPNIAYHATKGALVNFTRALAVEWAGRGVRVNAVAPTFAMTPLTRNLLAEPGMRAAIEGLTPLGRLAEAEEVADAVRYLASDAAAMVTGHTLPVDGGWVAR, encoded by the coding sequence ATGAACGAGCGAGCTGATCCAAGCAAGGCCGCCGACCGCTGGCGCCTGGAGGGAAGGGTGGCGCTCGTCACCGGCGGGGCCTCGGGGATCGGGCTTGCCTGCGTTCAGGCGCTGGCCGAGGCCGGTGCCATCGTGGCGCTGTCCGATCGCGACGGAGCGGCGGCTGAGCGCGCGGCTGCGTCGCTCGCCGCCGCCGGCAAGCGTGTCGAGGCCCATGCCATGGACGTGGCCGACGAGGCCGCGGTCGATGCGGTCGTGGCCGAGATCGGCCGCCGCCATGGGCGGCTCGACGTGCTCGTCAACAACGCCGGAACCGGTGCCCGGCAACCGACCGAATCCATGCCGCTTGAGGCCTGGAACCGGGTGCTGGCGATCAATCTCACCGGGAGCTTTCTCTGCTCGCGCGCGGCTGGCAGGCTGATGCTGGCCGCCGGGCGCGGCAGCATCGTGACCGTCGCCTCGATCATGGGCTTGGTCGGCGGCGGCCTTTATCCCAACATCGCCTATCATGCGACCAAGGGAGCGCTCGTCAATTTCACCCGCGCGCTCGCGGTCGAGTGGGCCGGCCGCGGGGTTCGGGTGAATGCGGTGGCGCCGACCTTCGCGATGACGCCGCTCACCCGCAACCTCCTGGCCGAGCCCGGCATGCGGGCGGCGATCGAAGGGCTGACGCCGCTCGGCCGGCTGGCGGAGGCCGAGGAGGTCGCCGACGCCGTGCGCTACCTCGCCTCCGATGCGGCTGCCATGGTCACCGGCCATACGCTGCCGGTCGATGGCGGCTGGGTCGCCCGCTGA
- a CDS encoding PAS-domain containing protein: MSRAAELSATAAVVRAELDEPLRDAVNCLAEGFSLFDAEDRLVLHNQRVAEFYPSLAAQLVPGTTYEALLRAMVKGGLVGEAAGEEEEWIDERMELHRAGRGPPMPVRRSGRWLQIRERRTAEGGSVVVQTDVSELVVRREELTHQTLLLHTTLESLNQGIAVFDRDLKLLLINQRCLKMLDYPEALKRPGTPFADFVRHCAEHGEYGPGEVEAQIRERIERARQGEPYRLERTRPNGTMLEIDVHPMPGGGFVSIHTDTTQHRRSTEAQAAVNAALVQRNRQLDIALGNMTQGLTVYDGRQRLMLWNRRYAELYGLPSGGLHHGMPLRKIMELSVQLGNYDAARGTEIIEERLAVAASGQRRVFYQRLAGSRVIEVIHQPLADGGSVDTFTEVSQRERTEQALLASEERLRDRVRELEETRQRLERQSVELSQLADSLARARDDAQMASRTKSEFLATISHELRTPLNAIIGFSEVMKDELFGPIGQARYRDYACDVHESGRHLLAVINDILDMAKIESGRLDLHEEVIVLATLTADCIRLMRERAEQAGLGLDLVLTDGLPRLRADPIKLKQIILNLLSNAVKFTSSGGRIKVSAESLEDGGIVIAVTDTGTGMRPEDIPLALQPFRQVDTVLSRRHSGTGLGLPLSKALVELHGGQLVIESRLGVGTTVSVRLPYARVVAEPDAPPIASAAGA, translated from the coding sequence ATGTCCAGAGCCGCCGAGCTGTCGGCTACGGCTGCGGTAGTGCGAGCTGAGCTCGACGAACCGCTGCGCGATGCCGTCAACTGCCTCGCCGAAGGCTTCTCGCTTTTCGATGCGGAAGATCGGTTGGTGCTGCACAACCAGCGGGTCGCCGAATTCTATCCCTCGCTCGCCGCCCAGCTGGTGCCCGGCACGACCTATGAGGCGCTGCTGCGCGCCATGGTCAAGGGCGGTCTCGTCGGCGAGGCCGCCGGCGAGGAAGAGGAGTGGATCGACGAGCGCATGGAGCTGCACCGCGCCGGCCGCGGTCCGCCGATGCCGGTCAGGCGCAGCGGCCGCTGGCTGCAGATCAGGGAAAGGCGAACCGCGGAAGGCGGCTCGGTCGTGGTGCAGACCGATGTGAGCGAGCTCGTGGTGCGGCGCGAGGAGCTCACGCACCAAACGCTCTTGCTGCACACGACGCTCGAGAGCCTGAACCAGGGCATCGCCGTCTTCGACCGTGATCTCAAGCTGCTCCTGATCAACCAGCGCTGCCTGAAAATGCTGGACTATCCCGAAGCGCTCAAGCGGCCGGGCACACCCTTCGCCGACTTCGTGCGCCATTGCGCCGAGCACGGCGAGTACGGCCCGGGCGAGGTCGAGGCGCAGATCCGCGAGCGCATCGAGCGGGCGCGGCAGGGCGAGCCCTATCGGCTCGAGCGCACGCGCCCCAACGGCACCATGCTGGAGATCGACGTCCACCCCATGCCCGGCGGCGGCTTCGTATCGATCCACACCGATACGACCCAACATCGCCGCTCGACGGAGGCGCAGGCTGCGGTCAACGCCGCGCTGGTGCAGCGCAATCGGCAGCTCGACATCGCGCTTGGCAACATGACCCAAGGGCTGACCGTCTATGATGGCCGCCAACGGCTCATGCTGTGGAACCGTCGCTATGCGGAGCTCTACGGCTTGCCCTCGGGCGGCCTGCACCACGGCATGCCGCTGCGCAAAATCATGGAGCTGAGCGTCCAGCTCGGCAATTACGACGCGGCGCGCGGCACCGAGATCATCGAGGAACGGCTCGCGGTGGCGGCCTCTGGGCAGCGGCGGGTCTTCTATCAGCGTCTTGCCGGAAGCCGTGTGATCGAGGTGATCCACCAACCGCTCGCCGATGGCGGCTCGGTCGATACCTTCACCGAAGTGAGCCAACGCGAACGCACCGAGCAGGCTCTGCTCGCGAGCGAGGAGCGGCTGCGCGACCGGGTGCGCGAGCTGGAAGAGACGCGCCAGAGGCTGGAACGGCAAAGCGTCGAGCTGAGCCAGCTGGCCGACAGCCTGGCGCGCGCCCGCGACGATGCGCAGATGGCAAGCCGCACCAAGTCGGAGTTCCTCGCCACCATCAGCCACGAGTTGCGCACCCCCTTGAACGCCATCATCGGCTTCTCGGAAGTGATGAAGGACGAGCTGTTCGGCCCGATCGGCCAAGCGCGCTACCGCGACTATGCCTGCGACGTGCACGAGAGCGGACGTCACCTCTTGGCGGTGATCAACGACATTCTCGACATGGCTAAGATCGAGTCCGGACGCCTCGACCTGCATGAGGAGGTGATCGTGCTCGCCACGCTGACGGCCGATTGCATCCGCCTCATGCGCGAGCGCGCCGAGCAAGCCGGCCTCGGCCTCGATCTGGTGCTGACCGACGGCCTGCCGCGGCTCCGGGCCGATCCGATCAAGCTGAAGCAGATCATCCTCAACCTGCTATCGAACGCGGTGAAGTTCACCTCATCGGGCGGTCGCATCAAGGTCAGCGCCGAGAGCCTCGAAGACGGCGGGATCGTCATCGCGGTTACCGACACCGGCACCGGGATGCGGCCGGAGGACATTCCCTTGGCCCTGCAGCCGTTCCGGCAGGTCGACACGGTGCTCTCGCGCCGACATTCCGGCACCGGCCTCGGCCTGCCGTTGTCGAAGGCACTGGTCGAGCTGCATGGCGGCCAGCTCGTCATCGAGAGCCGCCTCGGCGTCGGCACCACGGTGAGCGTGCGCTTGCCCTACGCGCGCGTCGTCGCCGAGCCGGATGCGCCGCCGATCGCCTCGGCGGCCGGGGCCTAG
- a CDS encoding branched-chain amino acid aminotransferase, whose product MRSVTYIDGHWVEGNPPLLGPMTHATWLSSVIFDGARAFEGVAPDLDRHCARALRSAATMGLRPMLSAGELYEIAWDGIRQFPKCTELYIRPMFYAESGWIEPDPDSTRFFLSVYESPLPPASGFTSCVSRYRRASPDTAPTEAKASCLYPNSGRAIAEAKARGFDNAIMCDLLGNVAEFATANLFFVKDGVVHTPIPNGCFLAGITRERVLELLRKAGYAAYERRVTLPEVLDADEVFNTGNFGKVQPCTKVETRDLQPGPIAAKARALYWEFAHSEV is encoded by the coding sequence ATGAGATCGGTGACCTACATCGACGGCCATTGGGTCGAAGGCAATCCGCCGCTGCTCGGGCCGATGACCCACGCCACGTGGCTGTCCTCGGTCATCTTCGACGGTGCCCGCGCCTTCGAGGGCGTGGCCCCCGACCTCGACCGGCACTGCGCCCGGGCCCTCCGCTCGGCCGCGACCATGGGCTTGCGCCCGATGCTGAGCGCGGGCGAGCTCTACGAGATCGCCTGGGACGGCATTCGCCAGTTCCCGAAATGCACCGAGCTCTACATCCGCCCGATGTTCTACGCGGAGAGCGGCTGGATCGAGCCCGATCCTGACTCCACACGGTTCTTCCTCTCGGTTTACGAATCGCCGCTGCCGCCCGCGTCGGGATTCACCAGCTGCGTTTCGCGCTACCGGCGCGCCTCGCCCGACACGGCGCCGACCGAGGCGAAGGCGAGCTGCCTTTATCCGAACAGCGGGCGGGCCATCGCCGAGGCGAAGGCGCGCGGCTTCGACAATGCCATTATGTGCGATCTCCTTGGCAACGTCGCGGAGTTCGCCACCGCCAATCTGTTTTTCGTCAAGGATGGCGTGGTGCACACCCCGATCCCGAACGGCTGCTTCCTTGCCGGGATCACCCGCGAGCGGGTGCTGGAGCTCTTGCGCAAGGCCGGCTACGCCGCCTATGAGCGGCGGGTCACTTTGCCGGAAGTGCTGGATGCGGACGAGGTGTTCAACACCGGCAACTTCGGCAAGGTGCAGCCCTGCACCAAGGTCGAGACGCGCGATCTGCAACCCGGCCCGATCGCCGCGAAGGCGCGGGCGCTCTACTGGGAATTCGCGCACAGCGAAGTCTGA
- a CDS encoding quinone-dependent dihydroorotate dehydrogenase — MSIAFDPWPPVMAGLRLLAPESAHRLTIAALRLGLVPAGEPDDPILAQTLWGRRLANPLGLAAGFDKNAEAMAPMLRLGFAAVEVGTITPRPQRGNPRPRLFRLTQDRAVINRLGFNNAGMAAAARRLAARDRHQGVVGANIGKNRDSEDAVADYVAGVEMLAPLADYLTVNVSSPNTPGLRQLQARGPLDALVVKVMAARAAAVPSNPPPLFVKVAPDLDEGACADIAQVALTRGIDGIIVANTTLARPADLKSPSRDETGGLSGRPLFQPSTRLLADFHRLTQGRMLLIGVGGIASGRDAYLKIRAGARLVQLYTALVFEGPGLVGRIKRELADCLRADGFESLIEAVGAGLPSHP, encoded by the coding sequence ATGTCGATCGCATTTGATCCTTGGCCGCCGGTCATGGCTGGGCTCCGCCTGTTGGCGCCGGAATCCGCCCATCGGCTGACGATCGCCGCGCTGCGCCTGGGGTTGGTGCCTGCGGGAGAACCCGACGATCCAATCCTGGCGCAAACGCTCTGGGGCCGCCGGCTCGCAAATCCCCTCGGGCTCGCCGCCGGCTTCGACAAGAATGCCGAAGCGATGGCGCCGATGCTGCGGCTCGGCTTCGCGGCGGTCGAGGTCGGCACGATCACGCCCCGGCCGCAGCGCGGCAACCCGCGCCCCCGGCTGTTCCGGCTCACCCAGGACCGAGCCGTCATCAACCGGCTCGGGTTCAACAATGCCGGGATGGCCGCCGCAGCCAGGCGCCTGGCGGCGCGCGATCGGCATCAGGGCGTCGTCGGCGCCAATATCGGCAAGAACCGGGACTCCGAGGATGCGGTTGCGGACTACGTCGCCGGGGTCGAGATGCTGGCGCCGCTTGCCGACTATCTGACGGTCAATGTCTCCTCGCCCAATACGCCGGGACTGCGCCAATTGCAGGCGCGGGGGCCCTTGGACGCGCTCGTCGTCAAGGTCATGGCGGCGCGCGCTGCCGCCGTTCCCAGCAACCCGCCGCCGCTCTTCGTCAAGGTCGCTCCCGATCTGGACGAGGGTGCCTGCGCCGACATCGCCCAGGTGGCGCTGACGCGCGGCATCGACGGCATCATCGTCGCCAACACGACGCTGGCGCGGCCGGCCGACCTCAAATCGCCGTCCAGAGACGAGACCGGAGGCTTGAGCGGCCGTCCGCTGTTCCAGCCCTCGACCCGGTTGCTGGCGGACTTCCATCGCTTGACCCAGGGCCGCATGCTGCTCATCGGTGTCGGCGGGATCGCCAGCGGCAGGGATGCCTATCTCAAGATTCGGGCCGGGGCGCGGCTGGTGCAGCTCTACACCGCGCTGGTCTTCGAGGGGCCCGGCCTCGTCGGCCGCATCAAGCGCGAGCTCGCCGATTGTCTCCGCGCCGACGGCTTTGAGAGCCTCATCGAGGCGGTGGGTGCGGGCCTTCCCTCCCATCCATGA
- a CDS encoding EAL domain-containing protein, whose protein sequence is MRKRPGSPSILRHIALVFVYGLIAVVGGILVPRFLPEAAGGIAIAGVILLLGAALHLWMLVTGELDRLSDRLSEMEADQRQLSKEMGKTNVVAAEMRVLQTLLKQLSAQRAAARQEPPAIAPAPPAALRAPVAAESPGRPRSLDDNAVLDIVRDALNEERVDLFLQPIVSLPQRRRRYYECFSRIRAADGTQITPEQYLGVAKREGLLAAIDNMLLFRCIQLVRRARKGHLDIGFVCNIASHSLGDARFFDEFIEFLADNPTLAQGLIFEFGQDDLAQASDLARRPIVKLANLGYRFSLDRVVNTDLDVRGLAGLGFRFVKIEANTILSKLRAVPPALDMQEFRLALDRSAIDLIVEKIESEDTLRELLDYNIDFGQGYLFGEPRLSAEAA, encoded by the coding sequence ATGAGGAAACGTCCCGGGAGTCCTTCGATCCTCCGCCACATCGCTCTCGTCTTCGTCTACGGCCTCATCGCCGTCGTAGGCGGCATCCTCGTGCCGCGGTTTCTTCCCGAAGCCGCGGGCGGGATCGCCATCGCCGGCGTGATCCTGCTCCTCGGCGCGGCGCTGCATCTCTGGATGCTCGTTACCGGCGAGCTCGACCGCCTCAGCGACCGCCTGTCGGAGATGGAGGCAGATCAACGCCAGCTCAGCAAGGAGATGGGCAAGACCAACGTCGTGGCCGCCGAGATGCGGGTGCTGCAGACGCTCTTGAAGCAGCTCTCGGCGCAGCGCGCGGCGGCGCGCCAGGAGCCGCCGGCCATTGCCCCGGCGCCGCCGGCTGCCCTGCGCGCTCCGGTCGCAGCCGAGTCCCCGGGGCGTCCGCGCAGCTTGGACGACAACGCCGTGCTCGACATCGTGCGCGATGCGCTGAACGAGGAGCGCGTCGACCTGTTCCTGCAGCCGATCGTCAGCCTGCCGCAAAGGCGGCGGCGCTACTATGAGTGCTTCAGCCGCATCCGCGCCGCGGACGGGACGCAAATCACGCCCGAGCAATATCTGGGCGTGGCCAAGCGCGAGGGCTTGCTTGCGGCGATCGACAACATGCTGCTGTTCCGCTGCATCCAGCTGGTGCGGCGCGCCCGCAAGGGCCATCTCGACATCGGCTTCGTCTGCAACATCGCCAGCCACTCCCTCGGCGATGCGCGCTTCTTCGACGAGTTCATCGAGTTCCTGGCCGACAATCCGACCTTGGCCCAGGGGCTCATCTTCGAATTCGGCCAAGACGATTTGGCGCAGGCGAGCGACCTCGCCCGGCGGCCGATCGTCAAGCTCGCCAATCTCGGCTATCGCTTCTCCCTCGACCGGGTGGTCAACACCGATCTCGACGTGCGCGGGCTGGCGGGGCTTGGCTTCCGCTTCGTCAAGATCGAGGCAAACACCATTCTAAGCAAGCTGCGCGCCGTCCCGCCCGCCCTCGACATGCAGGAGTTCCGCCTGGCGCTCGATCGCTCCGCGATCGATCTCATCGTCGAGAAGATCGAGTCAGAGGACACGCTGCGCGAGCTCCTCGACTACAACATCGATTTCGGCCAGGGCTATCTCTTCGGCGAGCCCAGACTGTCGGCCGAAGCGGCGTAG
- a CDS encoding TIGR01459 family HAD-type hydrolase, giving the protein MTIELLPGLAAVADDYDGFILDVWGVLYDGGAAFPGVVACLEELRRRGKRIVVLSNSPRRAALVRTRLSDIGIAPSLYDSVHTSGEETHRHLATRPDAWYRALGRRFVDTGDPRPGDITAGTDARRVERVEEAEFVLATMAREDANDVHLYQDFLRQAAERSLPMICANPDLTVIHGSRVTLCGGSLAQAYEAAGGRVRYHGKPYREIYDFCFALMGSSDRRRILAVGDGLLTDIPGAREAGIDALLVLAGLPSLELGREPDAEAVDRLCRAHGETPLAAIDSLRW; this is encoded by the coding sequence ATGACCATCGAGCTTTTGCCCGGCCTCGCCGCCGTGGCCGACGACTATGACGGCTTCATCCTCGATGTCTGGGGCGTGCTCTATGACGGCGGTGCCGCCTTTCCGGGCGTGGTTGCCTGCCTGGAAGAGCTGCGCCGGCGGGGCAAGCGGATCGTCGTGCTCTCCAACTCGCCGCGCCGGGCCGCGCTGGTCCGGACCCGCCTCTCCGACATCGGCATCGCGCCGTCGCTCTACGACTCGGTGCACACCTCGGGAGAGGAGACGCATCGGCATCTCGCCACCAGGCCCGATGCCTGGTATCGCGCACTCGGCCGGCGCTTCGTCGACACCGGCGACCCACGGCCGGGCGATATCACCGCCGGAACCGATGCCCGGCGCGTGGAGCGGGTGGAGGAGGCCGAATTCGTGCTGGCGACCATGGCGCGCGAGGATGCCAACGATGTTCATCTCTACCAGGATTTCCTCCGGCAAGCGGCTGAGCGAAGCCTGCCGATGATTTGCGCCAATCCGGACCTGACCGTCATCCATGGCAGCCGCGTCACGCTGTGCGGCGGCAGCCTCGCCCAGGCCTACGAGGCCGCGGGCGGCAGGGTGCGCTACCACGGCAAGCCGTACCGCGAGATCTACGATTTCTGTTTCGCGCTCATGGGATCGAGCGATCGCCGGCGCATCCTCGCGGTCGGCGACGGATTGCTGACGGACATTCCCGGCGCCAGGGAAGCCGGCATCGACGCGCTCCTGGTGCTGGCGGGGCTCCCTTCGCTCGAGCTCGGGCGCGAACCCGACGCCGAGGCGGTCGATCGGCTCTGCCGGGCGCACGGGGAGACGCCGCTTGCGGCGATCGATTCGCTCCGTTGGTGA
- the tldD gene encoding metalloprotease TldD: MTVPALTDELFFTHAGLDRARVETIVAEALTGTDDGELFLEYSQSESLAFDDGRLKSASFDVSQGFGLRAVAGDSAGYAHATELSEPAIRRAAETVKAVRRGYTGTYTDAPRATNRHLYGEMNPLGLVDFSLKVKLLQDIDAYARAKDKRVKQVSASIGGNWQAVRILRADGASVGDVRPLVRLNVAIVVGEGERMESGSYGAGGRTTYDLYLTIEQWQKHVDEALRQALVNLGSVPAPAGEMPVVLGPGWPGVMLHEAVGHGLEGDFNRKKTSAFAGLLGQRVAAEGVTVVDDGTIENRRGSLTVDDEGTPSQRNVLIENGILIGYMQDRQNARLMGMKPTGNGRRQSHAHAPMPRMTNTFMLAGPHDPQEIIAGVKKGLYAVNFGGGQVDITSGKFVFSASEAYMIEGGKVGQAVKGATLIGNGPDALTRIAMVGNDLKLDDGVGTCGKDGQSVPVGVGQPTLLMTGLTVGGTAKAA; encoded by the coding sequence ATGACCGTCCCAGCGCTCACCGACGAGCTCTTCTTCACCCATGCCGGCCTCGACCGGGCCCGCGTCGAGACAATCGTCGCCGAGGCGCTGACGGGGACCGATGATGGCGAGCTGTTCCTCGAATACAGCCAGTCCGAGAGCCTTGCCTTCGACGACGGTCGGCTCAAATCCGCCAGCTTCGATGTGAGCCAGGGTTTCGGGCTGAGGGCGGTTGCCGGCGATTCCGCCGGCTATGCCCACGCCACGGAGCTGTCCGAGCCGGCGATCCGGCGCGCCGCGGAGACGGTGAAGGCGGTGCGCCGCGGCTACACCGGCACCTATACCGATGCGCCCAGGGCGACCAACCGCCACCTCTATGGCGAGATGAATCCGCTGGGGCTCGTCGATTTCTCCCTCAAGGTCAAGCTGCTGCAGGACATCGATGCCTATGCCCGCGCCAAGGACAAGCGGGTGAAGCAGGTGTCGGCCAGCATTGGCGGCAATTGGCAGGCGGTGCGCATCTTGCGCGCCGATGGGGCCAGCGTCGGCGACGTGCGCCCGCTGGTTCGTCTCAATGTGGCGATCGTGGTCGGCGAGGGCGAGCGCATGGAATCCGGCAGCTACGGCGCCGGCGGCCGCACCACCTACGACCTCTACCTCACCATCGAGCAATGGCAGAAGCATGTCGACGAAGCGCTCCGCCAAGCGCTGGTCAATCTAGGCTCGGTGCCGGCACCGGCCGGCGAGATGCCGGTGGTGCTGGGTCCGGGATGGCCGGGCGTCATGCTGCACGAAGCCGTCGGCCACGGGCTCGAAGGCGATTTCAACCGTAAGAAGACCTCCGCTTTCGCCGGCCTCCTCGGCCAGCGCGTCGCCGCCGAGGGTGTGACCGTCGTCGACGACGGCACCATCGAGAACCGCCGGGGATCGCTCACGGTCGACGATGAAGGCACGCCCAGCCAGCGCAATGTGCTGATCGAAAACGGCATTCTCATCGGCTACATGCAGGACCGGCAGAATGCGCGGCTCATGGGCATGAAGCCCACCGGCAACGGCAGGCGCCAGAGCCATGCCCATGCGCCGATGCCGCGGATGACCAACACCTTCATGCTGGCCGGGCCGCATGACCCGCAGGAGATCATCGCCGGCGTCAAGAAGGGCCTCTATGCGGTGAATTTCGGCGGCGGCCAGGTCGACATCACGTCGGGCAAGTTCGTGTTCTCCGCCTCCGAGGCCTACATGATCGAGGGCGGCAAGGTGGGCCAAGCGGTCAAGGGTGCGACCCTCATCGGCAACGGGCCGGATGCCTTGACCCGAATCGCCATGGTCGGCAACGATTTGAAGCTCGACGACGGTGTGGGCACCTGCGGCAAGGATGGCCAGAGCGTGCCGGTCGGCGTCGGCCAGCCGACTCTGTTGATGACCGGGCTTACGGTGGGCGGCACGGCGAAGGCGGCCTAG
- a CDS encoding tetratricopeptide repeat protein — MLTDAQGLAVTTERPETVRAIDRFVEQFLGYGSDLKGILEAAEADRDCVVAQAHAGLLTYLMETGKAAAEAKPILAGATLTAALAGERERLYLWAVSNWTQGEPGLAVSALKALIKRYPRDLMAAALAQLIEFTLGDAAGMLHFAEASLEANGENAYAHANVAFALEECGRLEEAEAAGRRATDMRRDNPWAHHAVAHVMEMQGRPQDGIAWMMPLADCWETCNSFMYTHNWWHVALFHLDLDDHAGALQLYDRRIWGRVKTYSQDQVNAVSMLARLELRQVDVGERWQDLASYLEGRIEEHVHPFLDLHYLYGLARAGRDQAATRLVASIEAHVGKVKPFMRPIWEDVAVPLARGLVLHARGQHGEAVSHLVAVLAELHRIGGSHAQRDLFTQILLDALIRAGYRAEARAVLEQRRQQRPGIPAIERQLASLAA, encoded by the coding sequence ATGCTGACCGACGCCCAAGGCCTTGCCGTCACCACCGAACGCCCCGAGACCGTCCGCGCCATCGACCGCTTCGTCGAGCAGTTCCTCGGTTATGGCAGCGATCTGAAGGGGATTCTGGAGGCGGCGGAGGCCGACCGGGATTGCGTGGTGGCGCAGGCCCATGCCGGCTTGCTGACCTACCTCATGGAGACCGGCAAAGCCGCCGCGGAAGCGAAGCCGATCCTGGCTGGCGCCACCTTGACCGCCGCCCTGGCTGGCGAGCGGGAGCGGCTCTATCTCTGGGCGGTCTCGAATTGGACCCAAGGCGAGCCGGGCCTGGCGGTCTCGGCATTGAAGGCGCTCATCAAGCGCTATCCGCGCGATCTGATGGCAGCCGCACTGGCCCAGCTCATCGAATTCACCCTGGGCGATGCCGCCGGCATGCTGCACTTCGCCGAGGCAAGCCTCGAGGCCAATGGCGAAAACGCCTATGCCCACGCCAATGTCGCCTTTGCGCTGGAGGAATGCGGCCGCCTCGAGGAGGCGGAAGCAGCCGGCCGCCGGGCGACCGACATGCGCCGGGACAATCCCTGGGCGCATCACGCGGTGGCGCATGTCATGGAGATGCAGGGCCGTCCCCAGGACGGCATCGCCTGGATGATGCCCCTCGCCGATTGCTGGGAGACCTGCAATTCCTTCATGTACACCCACAATTGGTGGCATGTGGCGCTGTTCCACCTCGACCTCGACGACCACGCGGGCGCCCTCCAGCTCTACGACCGGCGCATCTGGGGACGGGTCAAGACCTACAGCCAAGACCAGGTGAATGCCGTCTCCATGCTGGCGCGCCTCGAGCTCCGCCAAGTCGATGTCGGCGAGCGCTGGCAGGATTTGGCGAGCTATCTCGAAGGGCGGATCGAGGAGCATGTGCATCCGTTCCTGGACCTGCACTATCTCTATGGTCTCGCCCGCGCCGGACGCGACCAGGCCGCCACCCGTCTGGTGGCAAGCATCGAGGCGCATGTCGGCAAGGTGAAGCCGTTCATGCGGCCGATCTGGGAGGATGTTGCGGTGCCGCTCGCACGCGGCCTCGTCCTCCATGCGCGCGGCCAGCACGGCGAGGCGGTCTCGCACCTGGTCGCGGTGCTGGCCGAGCTGCATCGGATCGGCGGCAGCCACGCCCAGCGCGACCTATTCACGCAAATCCTGCTCGATGCTTTGATCCGGGCGGGTTACCGTGCGGAGGCTCGGGCCGTGCTCGAGCAACGCCGTCAGCAACGGCCGGGAATCCCCGCCATCGAGCGCCAGCTCGCCTCACTCGCCGCTTGA